One window from the genome of Natrialba magadii ATCC 43099 encodes:
- a CDS encoding peroxiredoxin — MTDESDESGFPLIGDQFPELEVETTHGPKSIPDDYEGKWFILFSHPGDFTPVCTTEFVGFEQRREAFEELNTELIGLSIDRVHSHIKWTEWIDEEIDEKIDFPIIADESGDVADALGMVHPGQGSSTVRAVFIVDPDGITRQVLYYPKEIGRNVDEVLRSLEALQTSDQEGVALPANWPENENFGDKVLLSPPGTVDEAEARTAEADEEGYESYDWWFTLKELES; from the coding sequence ATGACTGACGAAAGCGACGAGAGTGGATTCCCACTCATCGGCGACCAGTTCCCTGAACTCGAGGTAGAGACGACCCACGGTCCAAAGTCGATTCCGGACGACTACGAGGGTAAGTGGTTTATCCTCTTCAGTCACCCCGGTGACTTCACGCCGGTCTGTACGACGGAGTTCGTCGGCTTCGAACAGCGCCGCGAGGCGTTCGAAGAGCTGAACACCGAACTGATCGGCCTCTCGATCGACCGCGTCCACTCACACATCAAGTGGACCGAGTGGATCGACGAGGAGATCGACGAGAAGATCGACTTCCCAATTATTGCCGACGAAAGCGGCGATGTCGCCGACGCGCTCGGGATGGTCCATCCCGGCCAGGGGTCATCGACTGTCCGTGCGGTCTTCATCGTCGACCCTGATGGGATCACGCGCCAGGTTCTCTACTACCCCAAGGAGATCGGCCGCAACGTCGACGAGGTGCTGCGCTCGCTCGAAGCACTCCAGACGTCCGACCAGGAAGGTGTCGCACTGCCGGCCAACTGGCCCGAGAACGAGAACTTCGGCGATAAGGTCCTGCTCTCACCGCCAGGAACCGTCGACGAGGCTGAAGCACGAACTGCCGAGGCTGACGAGGAGGGCTACGAGTCCTACGATTGGTGGTTCACGCTGAAAGAACTCGAGTCGTAA
- a CDS encoding DUF1641 domain-containing protein, translating to MAQKDQSVDGDFDDTPFEAAEVNELAETLEENDEELAELLETLVVVQELSADLAPELREAAHDSREPIAELRTALEQEETLVLVQRVGENADTLVELLELLEVVDELVGDLVPELKTIVRENRETIARIRVALEREETLTLLERLGENEETLIELLELLDVTYELAEDLVPEAVAVVQENRQPITELRMMVAGFSHAYTDADLEPYQLGQNLGNMLVLGCQLGDEELINSVESGLGAFTEEEPPKKIGLLGMLGALRDDDVRQGLGVLVEFLRRMGSARSN from the coding sequence ATGGCTCAGAAAGACCAATCGGTAGACGGTGACTTCGACGATACGCCCTTCGAGGCCGCCGAAGTAAACGAACTCGCTGAGACGCTCGAGGAAAACGACGAGGAACTCGCCGAACTTCTCGAGACGCTCGTCGTCGTCCAGGAGCTGTCGGCTGATCTCGCGCCCGAACTCCGCGAGGCAGCCCACGACTCCCGCGAGCCCATCGCCGAGTTACGGACGGCCCTAGAGCAAGAGGAAACGCTCGTGCTCGTCCAGCGGGTCGGCGAGAACGCCGATACGCTCGTCGAACTCCTCGAACTGCTCGAGGTCGTCGACGAACTCGTGGGCGATCTGGTTCCGGAACTCAAGACGATCGTTCGCGAGAACCGCGAGACGATCGCGCGGATCCGGGTCGCACTGGAACGTGAGGAGACGCTCACGCTGCTCGAACGACTCGGTGAGAACGAGGAGACGTTGATCGAACTACTCGAGTTGCTCGACGTAACCTACGAACTCGCGGAGGACCTGGTGCCCGAGGCTGTGGCGGTCGTCCAGGAGAACCGCCAGCCGATCACGGAGCTTCGGATGATGGTCGCTGGGTTCAGCCACGCCTACACCGACGCCGACCTCGAGCCCTATCAGCTCGGACAGAATCTCGGGAATATGCTCGTGTTAGGGTGTCAGCTCGGCGATGAGGAACTCATCAACTCCGTCGAGTCGGGTCTCGGTGCGTTCACCGAGGAGGAACCACCGAAAAAGATCGGTCTGCTGGGGATGCTCGGTGCGCTTCGCGACGACGACGTCCGGCAGGGGCTCGGTGTTCTCGTCGAGTTCCTTCGGCGGATGGGGTCGGCACGGTCGAACTAG
- a CDS encoding NAD(P)/FAD-dependent oxidoreductase produces the protein MAKIVVAGSGSGGAMTANLLRRKLDADEADITVVDKSTDHYYQPSFYLIPFGYLEPDQSRDVDELLKPGVEFVHDAVTGIDPSEETVSLEDGGELEYDYLVVATGHRLDPSAMPGLVEAWEEHDDVYPFYHYEAALQMREALENFDGGTFLVTQPDTPIKCPGAPLKLTMLAEDYFRRQGIRDDVEVIMTRNAEHHFGVQPYRDKLYEIWDDRDIEFVENFSVDRVDPDAGVVYGADGEEIEYDLYAPVTPQFGQKAITEESPLADGSESGEYITIDQHTCQHDDYDNVFALGDCENAPHSKTAAAARKQAHVVSKNLTSLLNDQPMLAEYDGYAACPLLTKKGKALIAEFDYEGPISAPVESKMNWIMDVNVLPSVYWDAWMKGYDPLP, from the coding sequence ATGGCTAAGATAGTCGTTGCAGGTTCTGGTTCCGGCGGTGCGATGACCGCGAACCTTCTCCGCCGAAAACTGGACGCGGACGAGGCCGACATCACCGTCGTCGACAAGAGCACCGATCACTACTACCAACCGTCGTTTTACCTCATCCCGTTTGGCTACCTCGAACCCGATCAGTCGCGAGACGTCGATGAGCTCCTCAAGCCGGGCGTCGAGTTCGTTCACGACGCCGTCACCGGCATCGACCCTAGCGAGGAAACCGTCTCGCTCGAGGACGGGGGCGAACTCGAGTACGATTACCTCGTCGTCGCGACCGGACATCGACTCGATCCGAGCGCGATGCCGGGACTGGTCGAAGCCTGGGAAGAACACGATGACGTCTACCCGTTCTACCACTACGAGGCTGCCCTCCAGATGCGCGAGGCCCTCGAGAATTTCGACGGTGGGACGTTCCTCGTCACCCAGCCCGATACGCCGATCAAGTGTCCGGGTGCCCCGTTGAAACTGACGATGCTCGCGGAGGACTACTTCCGTCGACAGGGTATTCGCGACGATGTCGAGGTAATCATGACCCGAAACGCCGAACACCACTTCGGCGTGCAGCCCTACCGCGACAAACTGTACGAGATCTGGGACGACCGTGATATCGAGTTCGTCGAGAACTTCTCCGTCGACCGGGTCGACCCCGACGCGGGCGTCGTCTACGGTGCTGACGGTGAAGAAATCGAATACGACCTCTACGCGCCGGTCACTCCACAGTTCGGCCAGAAAGCGATTACCGAGGAATCGCCGCTTGCGGACGGCTCCGAGTCCGGCGAGTACATCACTATAGACCAACACACCTGCCAGCACGACGACTACGACAACGTCTTCGCGCTGGGAGACTGTGAGAACGCCCCTCACTCGAAGACGGCCGCGGCCGCACGCAAACAGGCACACGTCGTCTCGAAGAATCTGACGTCGCTGCTAAACGATCAGCCGATGCTCGCGGAGTACGACGGCTACGCTGCCTGTCCGTTGCTCACCAAGAAGGGCAAGGCGTTGATCGCCGAGTTCGATTACGAGGGGCCAATCTCCGCGCCCGTCGAGAGCAAGATGAACTGGATCATGGACGTCAACGTCCTCCCGTCGGTCTACTGGGACGCCTGGATGAAAGGCTACGATCCACTTCCGTAA
- a CDS encoding rhodanese-like domain-containing protein, with translation MAETQPDEALDDLPPSSKFIYKTLADNGPMTLKGLTEETMLSSRTARYGLDQLEEAELLDSSPALHDGRQTCYKLTGTSAGAGDESDSTVLVSPEWVEERLQEFKRDDPSLRLVEADGEYDDGHVPGAVQIDVLADLVDVDGCGIADRRCFEEYLGNRGITDESTIVVYSTHQNQYAAYLFWLLKYYRHTEVRLLDGGKHRWEEIGGPMTTDEPDVSQQTYEAPTPNEQIRAYRTDVEAALAQNVTIVDVRSELEYEGDRTKPPDKVLPEARVGGHIPGTVHITWSEVIDENSRFKDRSELERLFHHHGVDPDTETIVYCHVGERSSIVWFVLSELIGYDTVSNYDGSWIEWGNLIDVPVETETDE, from the coding sequence ATGGCGGAAACCCAACCCGATGAGGCGCTCGACGACCTCCCACCGAGTTCAAAATTCATCTACAAAACGCTCGCAGATAACGGGCCGATGACCCTCAAGGGGCTGACCGAGGAGACGATGCTCTCGTCACGGACGGCCCGCTATGGACTCGACCAGCTCGAGGAAGCCGAACTCCTCGATTCGTCGCCAGCGCTTCACGACGGCCGGCAGACGTGTTACAAACTGACCGGGACATCCGCCGGTGCCGGTGACGAAAGCGACTCGACAGTGCTCGTCTCTCCCGAGTGGGTCGAGGAGCGACTCCAGGAGTTCAAACGGGACGATCCGTCCCTTCGACTCGTCGAAGCTGACGGTGAGTACGACGACGGCCACGTTCCAGGCGCCGTGCAAATCGATGTCCTCGCCGACCTCGTCGACGTCGACGGTTGCGGAATCGCCGACAGGCGGTGTTTCGAAGAGTACCTCGGCAACCGTGGGATCACGGACGAGAGTACGATCGTCGTCTACAGCACGCACCAGAACCAGTATGCAGCCTATCTGTTCTGGCTGCTCAAATACTACCGCCATACCGAGGTTCGGCTCCTCGACGGTGGCAAGCACCGATGGGAGGAAATCGGCGGTCCGATGACGACCGACGAACCGGACGTGTCCCAGCAGACGTACGAGGCACCCACTCCCAACGAACAGATCCGCGCCTACCGAACCGACGTGGAAGCGGCGCTCGCACAAAACGTGACGATCGTCGACGTTCGATCGGAACTCGAGTACGAGGGCGACCGAACGAAGCCACCAGACAAAGTCCTCCCTGAGGCCCGTGTTGGGGGCCACATCCCCGGCACCGTCCATATTACGTGGTCGGAAGTAATCGACGAGAACAGCCGGTTCAAGGATCGATCCGAACTCGAACGACTGTTCCACCACCACGGCGTCGACCCGGACACGGAGACGATCGTGTACTGCCACGTCGGCGAACGATCGTCGATCGTCTGGTTCGTCCTCTCCGAACTGATCGGCTACGACACTGTTTCCAACTACGACGGGTCGTGGATCGAATGGGGGAACCTCATCGACGTCCCCGTCGAAACGGAGACAGACGAGTGA
- a CDS encoding HAD family hydrolase, translated as MSGDRDEAVVQPPDPPADPDDWEAVFWDIGGVILELESVQAAHAEFVADLIERHEVALSLEEAIDIWRTTVGDYFRERDGTAFRAAREGYHRGIEAIVGEEVPMDEWKPPFQEAVQASIEPVPSAPETIARLAERDLHVGVVSDVDDREGKEILEYVGVRRHVDSITTSEEVGHTKPHPAMFETALTKADVTPERSLMIGDRYDHDVRGAARMNIHGVAFGAKEGPAVSYRIESPKEVLAIVEGDR; from the coding sequence ATGAGCGGCGACCGCGACGAGGCGGTGGTCCAGCCACCCGACCCGCCCGCGGACCCGGACGACTGGGAGGCCGTCTTCTGGGACATCGGCGGCGTCATCCTCGAACTCGAGTCCGTACAGGCCGCCCACGCCGAGTTCGTCGCCGACCTCATCGAGCGCCACGAGGTCGCTCTCTCGCTCGAGGAAGCGATCGATATCTGGCGCACGACCGTCGGCGACTACTTCCGCGAGCGCGATGGCACGGCGTTCCGGGCCGCCCGCGAGGGCTACCACCGGGGCATCGAGGCCATCGTCGGTGAGGAAGTACCGATGGACGAGTGGAAGCCACCGTTCCAGGAGGCCGTACAGGCGTCGATTGAACCTGTCCCCAGCGCACCGGAGACGATCGCACGGCTGGCCGAGCGTGACCTCCACGTTGGCGTCGTCAGCGATGTCGACGACCGAGAGGGAAAGGAGATACTCGAGTACGTCGGCGTGCGCCGGCACGTCGACTCGATTACGACCTCCGAGGAGGTCGGCCACACCAAACCTCACCCCGCGATGTTCGAGACGGCCCTCACAAAGGCCGACGTCACCCCCGAACGATCGCTCATGATCGGTGATCGATACGATCACGACGTGCGTGGCGCCGCGCGGATGAACATTCACGGCGTCGCTTTCGGGGCCAAGGAGGGTCCCGCCGTTTCCTACCGGATCGAGTCTCCGAAGGAGGTGCTTGCAATTGTCGAAGGCGATCGCTGA
- a CDS encoding SDR family NAD(P)-dependent oxidoreductase — MSTSQFSVDGDVAIITGSSSGIGKGIAERFAADGVDVVVCSREQENVDPVAAAINDSELPGEALALECDVTDREAVEALVEATVEQFGGLDVLVNNAGASFMADFDDISPNGWKTIVDINLHGTYHCTHAAAEYLKDGGGSVINFASVAGQRGSPLMSPYGAAKAAVVNLTTTLSYEWAHDDVRVNCIAPGFVATPGVESQMSVSAENIDREEVARRIGTVDEIADITQFLASPAASYVVGETITAQGVPQISEDHEV, encoded by the coding sequence GTGAGTACGAGCCAGTTCAGTGTCGACGGCGATGTCGCCATCATCACCGGCTCCTCGAGTGGCATCGGGAAGGGGATCGCAGAGCGCTTCGCTGCGGACGGTGTCGACGTGGTGGTCTGCTCACGCGAGCAGGAGAACGTCGATCCGGTCGCTGCGGCGATCAACGACAGTGAACTGCCCGGTGAGGCACTCGCACTCGAGTGTGACGTGACCGACCGCGAGGCCGTCGAGGCGCTCGTGGAGGCAACTGTCGAGCAGTTCGGCGGCCTCGACGTGCTGGTGAACAACGCGGGTGCGTCGTTCATGGCCGACTTCGACGATATTTCCCCGAACGGCTGGAAGACGATCGTCGACATCAACCTCCACGGGACCTACCACTGCACTCACGCGGCAGCGGAGTACCTCAAAGACGGTGGCGGCTCCGTCATCAACTTCGCGAGCGTCGCCGGCCAGCGCGGCTCGCCGCTGATGAGCCCCTACGGCGCGGCCAAGGCGGCGGTCGTCAACCTTACGACGACGCTGTCCTACGAGTGGGCTCACGACGATGTGCGCGTCAACTGCATCGCGCCGGGCTTCGTCGCGACGCCGGGCGTCGAGAGCCAGATGAGCGTCTCCGCCGAGAACATCGACCGCGAGGAGGTCGCGCGGCGTATCGGCACCGTCGACGAGATCGCGGACATCACCCAGTTCCTCGCCAGTCCGGCCGCCTCCTACGTCGTCGGTGAGACGATCACTGCACAGGGTGTTCCACAGATTAGCGAGGATCACGAGGTGTGA
- a CDS encoding TIGR04024 family LLM class F420-dependent oxidoreductase, whose translation MTERDVHLPVAAQPSVDSLVEYAQTAEAGGYDCAWLPETWGRDAVTVLTAIAERTDEIDLGSSIVNTYSRSPALLGQTAATLQEVSDGRFRLGLGPSGPVVIENWHGIEYGNPLKRTRETVDIVRAVLSGEPVEYDGDYFSLSGFRLRCEVPDPSPPVEVTGMGPKAVELAGRFADGWHGIMLTPEGVADRIEDIERGADLGDRDPDDVQVTIGVTCCALDDASRARDLARQHTAFYIGGMGTFYRDALERQGYDEASEIHNAWQAGDRERALSLVDEAILDDLCAAGTPEDVREQVERYEAVDGIDAVAVSFPRGADEADVTQTMDVLAPAESGH comes from the coding sequence ATGACTGAGAGAGACGTTCACCTGCCAGTCGCCGCCCAGCCGAGCGTCGATTCGCTCGTCGAGTACGCCCAAACGGCCGAAGCGGGCGGCTACGATTGTGCCTGGCTCCCCGAAACCTGGGGTCGGGACGCAGTGACGGTTCTGACCGCGATCGCCGAGCGCACCGACGAAATCGACCTCGGCTCGAGCATCGTCAACACCTACTCGCGCTCGCCCGCGCTGCTCGGCCAGACCGCTGCCACGCTGCAAGAGGTCTCCGACGGCCGTTTCCGTCTCGGCCTCGGACCGAGCGGTCCCGTCGTGATCGAGAACTGGCACGGCATCGAGTACGGCAACCCGCTCAAGCGAACGCGTGAGACCGTCGACATCGTCCGTGCGGTGCTCTCGGGCGAACCAGTCGAGTACGACGGCGACTACTTCTCGCTGTCCGGCTTCCGGCTTCGCTGTGAGGTGCCCGACCCGTCCCCGCCCGTCGAGGTGACCGGGATGGGTCCCAAGGCGGTCGAACTCGCTGGCCGCTTCGCCGACGGCTGGCACGGCATCATGCTCACCCCAGAGGGAGTGGCGGATCGGATCGAGGACATCGAACGCGGTGCCGACCTCGGCGACCGCGACCCAGACGACGTGCAGGTCACGATCGGTGTCACCTGCTGTGCACTCGACGACGCCTCCCGTGCCCGCGACCTCGCACGCCAGCACACCGCGTTCTACATCGGCGGGATGGGAACGTTCTATCGGGATGCACTCGAGCGCCAGGGGTACGACGAGGCATCCGAGATCCACAATGCCTGGCAGGCGGGTGACCGCGAGCGCGCGCTCTCCCTCGTCGACGAGGCGATTCTGGACGATCTCTGTGCGGCCGGCACCCCAGAGGACGTCCGCGAGCAGGTCGAACGCTACGAGGCGGTCGACGGTATCGACGCGGTTGCAGTGAGTTTCCCGCGCGGGGCCGACGAAGCGGACGTGACGCAGACGATGGACGTGCTCGCGCCCGCAGAAAGCGGGCACTGA
- a CDS encoding AIR synthase family protein — MPGKVSPDDLLAHVFDRTGADADETILQGPADGEDAAAVDWPGGALVVSSDPISLAASQVGSLGVYVACNDVAASGADPRWLTVVILLPDESVSLETITTDLDTAARAVGATIVGGHSEYVDQLERPLISLTAMGAAERFVPTGGAEPGDRVIVTKAAGVEGTAILAADFGDELGVDEETRTKAESFLEEISVVPDARIVREFATAMHDPTEGGVAAGLLELARASDARLEVDADAIPVREETATLCEAAGVDPLRIFGSGALLATVPDGSAEKCLQTLSEAGIEAESIGVVRDSDDGSEPALDLDVETITEPIQDELYPLWEAADADDE; from the coding sequence ATGCCCGGAAAGGTATCGCCGGACGACTTGCTCGCACACGTCTTCGATCGGACGGGGGCCGACGCGGACGAAACGATCCTGCAGGGGCCTGCAGACGGCGAGGACGCCGCTGCCGTCGACTGGCCCGGCGGGGCACTGGTCGTCAGCTCCGATCCAATCTCGCTCGCGGCCTCGCAGGTCGGCTCGCTCGGCGTCTACGTCGCCTGCAACGATGTCGCCGCTTCCGGCGCGGACCCACGCTGGCTGACCGTCGTCATCCTGCTGCCCGACGAGAGCGTGTCGCTCGAGACGATCACGACTGATCTGGACACCGCTGCACGGGCGGTCGGGGCCACCATCGTCGGCGGCCACTCCGAGTACGTCGACCAACTCGAGCGCCCGCTGATTTCGCTGACCGCGATGGGTGCCGCCGAGCGGTTCGTCCCAACCGGTGGTGCCGAACCCGGCGACCGGGTCATCGTCACGAAAGCCGCCGGCGTCGAGGGCACCGCGATTCTCGCCGCCGACTTCGGTGACGAACTCGGCGTAGACGAAGAGACCAGAACGAAAGCTGAATCGTTCCTCGAGGAGATCAGCGTCGTCCCCGACGCTCGCATCGTCCGGGAGTTCGCGACGGCGATGCACGACCCGACCGAGGGCGGCGTCGCCGCGGGGCTACTCGAGCTCGCCCGCGCGTCGGACGCTCGGCTCGAGGTGGACGCGGACGCGATTCCGGTTCGCGAGGAGACCGCGACACTGTGTGAAGCCGCGGGCGTCGATCCACTGCGGATCTTCGGCTCTGGTGCGTTGCTCGCGACCGTTCCGGACGGCTCGGCCGAAAAGTGTCTGCAAACGCTCTCGGAGGCGGGTATCGAGGCCGAATCGATCGGTGTCGTTCGCGATAGTGACGACGGCAGCGAACCAGCACTCGACCTCGACGTCGAGACGATCACGGAGCCGATTCAGGACGAGCTCTATCCACTCTGGGAAGCCGCTGACGCCGACGACGAATAA
- a CDS encoding NAD-binding protein → MLDRTRRSLRRVTTQHQPSVRVVVWLVTTIAVVSIATGLLAIITQPLVDAGGTVGLLQSAAEFSGTVLGFALLITAWGMRRGYRIAYLAAATLIALAVAHGVVQFRLLSIPLIILSIGGLVVLAFTSTRFTRSSALTPTQLGSLVAIVGVGCYGIAGGYTLRHEFSELHTVVDAAYFTVVTASTVGYGDVHPTSEAGRLFAISLAILGPTTVAVAAGSLFGPGLQARLTRTGRRATAHARAELPRERVVVLGTAGLVSNVVAELASRESSVLVVTADDENGAKQTTEDRTGETTVRIGDPTDEEVLESARLDEADAVLVATGEPAQDSYAVLLARDRTDARIVAITDDASTGALERAGADVVLSPAQVLTNAAVDATLGTEEEGYSSSASAASQSG, encoded by the coding sequence ATGCTCGATCGGACGCGCCGTTCCCTTCGGCGGGTGACCACACAGCACCAGCCCAGTGTACGGGTCGTCGTCTGGCTCGTCACCACCATCGCAGTGGTTTCCATCGCAACTGGTCTGCTCGCGATCATCACACAGCCGTTGGTCGATGCCGGCGGCACGGTCGGTCTCCTCCAGTCGGCCGCCGAGTTCAGCGGCACTGTCCTCGGCTTTGCCCTTCTGATCACCGCCTGGGGAATGCGCCGGGGCTACCGAATCGCCTATCTCGCCGCGGCGACCCTCATTGCCCTCGCAGTCGCCCACGGTGTCGTCCAGTTCCGGCTGCTGTCGATTCCACTGATCATCCTCTCGATCGGCGGACTGGTCGTCCTGGCATTTACGAGTACGCGGTTCACCCGCTCGAGTGCACTCACGCCGACGCAGCTGGGCAGTCTCGTCGCCATCGTCGGCGTCGGCTGTTACGGAATCGCTGGTGGGTACACGCTCAGACACGAGTTCAGCGAACTGCACACCGTCGTCGACGCGGCGTACTTCACGGTTGTGACAGCGAGCACGGTCGGCTACGGCGACGTGCACCCGACGAGCGAGGCCGGCCGCCTGTTCGCCATCTCGCTCGCCATCCTCGGCCCGACGACCGTCGCCGTCGCTGCCGGCAGCCTGTTCGGTCCCGGCCTGCAGGCCCGTCTCACGAGAACCGGCCGGCGGGCGACGGCACACGCGAGAGCGGAACTGCCACGCGAGCGCGTCGTCGTCCTTGGAACCGCCGGCCTGGTCTCGAACGTCGTAGCCGAACTCGCGAGTCGGGAGTCGTCAGTGCTCGTGGTGACGGCCGACGACGAGAACGGGGCTAAACAGACAACTGAGGACCGAACAGGTGAAACTACCGTCCGCATCGGTGATCCAACCGATGAAGAGGTACTCGAGTCCGCCCGCCTCGACGAGGCCGATGCAGTGCTGGTGGCGACGGGCGAGCCTGCTCAGGATAGCTACGCTGTGTTGCTGGCGCGCGACAGGACAGACGCGAGAATCGTTGCGATTACCGACGATGCGTCGACGGGGGCACTCGAGCGGGCCGGCGCTGACGTGGTCCTCTCTCCCGCGCAGGTACTGACGAACGCGGCGGTCGACGCGACGCTCGGGACGGAAGAGGAGGGTTATTCGTCGTCGGCGTCAGCGGCTTCCCAGAGTGGATAG